In one Desulfoferula mesophila genomic region, the following are encoded:
- a CDS encoding AAA family ATPase, which produces MRIERLSIGGFGSLSPGMVLGLDPGLNLVLAPNEWGKTTLSHFITGLFYGFGQRRGGRHPYEPWGGGDTGGELVYSLDSGQSFTLGRHLDKREILTLRDEAGRDVPLERQQPGELHLGLSRGAFLTVSRIELDDLQQALYAGGVGKELDNTRQWLSGYFFGEAATRGEVANPVSVLQRWAAERERLYSEDRRRGAETKALAQRTAQARETLALAQGREAQLRQVRRELEDLTKQTKELTGERDAAALAVREATKHLEQAQTLARRDQLLEKIEQLAALGLAGEADEARARDLQGRADSSAKRAESAKTQAQQAREMAAELAPGGEPERLEAHLQGLQGLRSELNATHRMQEAAENDLNRQTRALQDRWGLDTAALASIDPHTFQEVERLRGQARESAKINEAARVTMMASLPESKQLPKWWIVVAFMAGLGGIALLVLTFLTYLPWWCSLIGAATIMGGGALLLLWRARRNYNKLADEKLAQALAAAEEAEAKHAVTEKELAQAQEKLPQALREAEIMDVSQALAEARRLEGERASRAKERAELEKKREELLAQAKQAAPMASGTMESALEEMRKRARQAQQALAHADRLDEQAQRDEEMAASLQEDLKQLLASLKLTDIEALAQARERGRQIDKLRAAVWELEQNLQACDLLTPHSPELAGKTLEKLREDFAALDRKTHDLSIRRGELTGELEHLGKSESAAQAQARLDSLQQERVELARRHDALLLAEAILTRAMEEFRLEAQPGLLKKAGRFLAMATVGAYEWLGTDLFDAPTKGDPEISTRSGPGAPEREIIALSRGTRDQLYLCLRLALAQEITEKGESLPLILDDPLVNFDAARLPATLNMLGRLSAERQVIMLTCHPHQAELLERKYGAHRLEI; this is translated from the coding sequence ATGCGAATTGAGCGGCTGAGCATCGGCGGCTTCGGAAGCTTGTCCCCCGGGATGGTGTTGGGTCTGGATCCCGGGCTCAACCTGGTGCTGGCCCCCAACGAGTGGGGCAAGACCACCTTGAGTCATTTCATCACGGGGTTGTTCTACGGCTTCGGCCAGCGCAGGGGAGGAAGGCATCCCTACGAGCCCTGGGGCGGCGGCGATACCGGCGGCGAGCTGGTCTACAGCCTGGATTCGGGACAGTCCTTCACCTTGGGTCGTCACCTGGACAAGCGCGAGATCCTGACCCTGCGCGACGAGGCGGGCCGGGATGTGCCCCTGGAAAGGCAGCAGCCCGGCGAGCTCCACCTGGGCCTGAGCCGGGGGGCCTTTTTGACGGTAAGCCGCATAGAGCTGGACGACTTGCAACAGGCCCTGTATGCCGGCGGCGTGGGTAAAGAGCTGGATAACACCCGCCAGTGGCTGTCCGGCTATTTTTTCGGTGAAGCCGCCACCCGAGGGGAAGTGGCCAACCCGGTGAGCGTTTTGCAACGCTGGGCCGCCGAGCGCGAAAGGCTCTACTCCGAAGACCGCCGCAGAGGGGCCGAGACCAAAGCGCTGGCCCAACGCACGGCCCAGGCTCGCGAAACCTTGGCCCTGGCCCAGGGCCGCGAGGCCCAACTCCGCCAGGTGCGCCGCGAGTTGGAAGACCTGACCAAGCAGACCAAAGAGCTGACCGGTGAGCGCGACGCCGCCGCTCTTGCGGTGCGGGAGGCGACCAAACACCTGGAACAGGCCCAAACCCTGGCGCGGCGCGACCAGCTGCTGGAAAAGATAGAACAGCTCGCCGCGCTAGGCCTGGCCGGCGAGGCCGACGAGGCCAGGGCGCGAGACTTGCAAGGCCGGGCCGATTCGTCGGCCAAGCGGGCCGAGTCCGCCAAAACCCAGGCCCAGCAGGCACGGGAAATGGCGGCGGAGCTGGCGCCCGGCGGGGAGCCGGAGCGCCTGGAGGCCCACCTGCAGGGCCTGCAGGGGTTGCGCTCCGAACTCAACGCGACCCACCGCATGCAAGAAGCGGCGGAAAACGACCTGAACCGCCAAACGCGGGCTTTGCAGGACCGCTGGGGCCTGGACACCGCGGCCTTGGCTTCCATCGACCCTCACACCTTCCAGGAGGTGGAGCGGCTACGTGGCCAGGCCAGGGAATCCGCCAAGATCAACGAGGCCGCGCGCGTTACCATGATGGCTTCCCTGCCCGAGTCCAAGCAACTGCCCAAATGGTGGATAGTGGTGGCGTTCATGGCGGGGCTGGGCGGAATCGCCCTCCTGGTGCTGACCTTTCTGACCTATCTGCCTTGGTGGTGCTCGCTCATCGGCGCGGCCACCATCATGGGCGGTGGGGCCTTGCTCTTGCTATGGCGGGCGCGGCGCAACTACAACAAACTGGCCGACGAAAAGCTGGCCCAGGCGCTGGCCGCCGCGGAGGAGGCCGAGGCCAAGCACGCGGTCACCGAAAAGGAGTTGGCCCAGGCCCAGGAAAAGCTTCCCCAGGCTTTGCGCGAGGCTGAAATCATGGACGTCAGCCAGGCCCTGGCCGAGGCCCGCCGGCTGGAGGGCGAACGCGCCTCCCGGGCGAAGGAACGCGCTGAGCTGGAGAAAAAGCGCGAGGAACTTTTGGCCCAGGCCAAGCAGGCCGCCCCCATGGCTTCGGGGACCATGGAATCGGCCCTGGAAGAGATGCGCAAAAGGGCCCGCCAGGCCCAGCAGGCGCTGGCCCATGCCGATCGCCTGGACGAGCAGGCCCAGCGGGACGAGGAGATGGCCGCATCCCTGCAGGAGGATCTCAAGCAGCTTCTCGCCTCCCTCAAACTGACCGACATCGAAGCCCTGGCCCAGGCCCGGGAGCGCGGCCGCCAAATCGACAAGCTGCGGGCCGCGGTCTGGGAGTTGGAGCAAAACCTGCAAGCGTGCGACCTTCTAACGCCCCACTCGCCGGAGCTGGCCGGAAAAACCCTGGAAAAGCTCCGGGAAGACTTTGCCGCCCTGGACCGCAAGACCCATGACTTGTCCATACGTCGCGGCGAGTTGACCGGGGAGTTGGAGCACCTGGGCAAAAGCGAGTCGGCGGCCCAGGCCCAGGCCCGCCTGGACTCCTTGCAACAAGAGCGGGTCGAGCTGGCCCGCAGGCACGACGCCCTGCTGCTGGCCGAGGCCATCCTGACCCGGGCCATGGAGGAGTTCCGTTTGGAGGCCCAGCCGGGGTTGCTGAAGAAAGCGGGGCGTTTTTTGGCCATGGCCACCGTAGGAGCCTACGAATGGCTGGGCACCGATCTTTTCGACGCGCCGACCAAGGGAGACCCCGAGATAAGCACCCGGTCCGGCCCCGGCGCGCCGGAACGCGAGATAATCGCGCTGTCCCGGGGCACCAGGGACCAGCTCTACCTGTGTCTGCGCCTGGCCCTGGCCCAGGAAATCACCGAAAAGGGAGAGTCCCTGCCCTTGATCCTGGACGACCCCTTGGTGAACTTCGACGCGGCCCGCCTGCCGGCCACCCTGAACATGCTGGGCCGCCTGTCCGCCGAGCGTCAGGTGATCATGCTCACCTGCCATCCGCACCAAGCCGAGTTGTTGGAGCGCAAGTACGGGGCGCACCGCCTGGAGATTTAG
- a CDS encoding MBL fold metallo-hydrolase, with product MDPRITRLTDELFFIQRGWLNGNHLVFTGGPRTLIDTGYIRDAAETESLIAQCGLEIEQVELIVNTHAHCDHIGGNAEFQRRSGCKVALHMIERYFVDQRNDWATWWGYYRQDAAFFPTHYSLTDGEVLTLGEMNWLVLHTPGHAMGQIALYCLDTGWLVSADTLWGGDFGVLTTRVEGLDAPFRLRESLERLSRLKVQKILPGHGPILDDAPAAIQACLARVEAFIEDPRRMAQDQVRKILLYTVLMRGPLHREGLRDLLMASPWFPETAQMYFGGKMEAAFRENLDYLLERELLKLDDEERLLCTLPA from the coding sequence ATGGACCCCCGAATAACTAGACTCACCGACGAGCTGTTTTTCATCCAGCGCGGCTGGCTCAACGGCAACCACCTGGTGTTCACCGGTGGTCCCCGCACCCTGATCGACACCGGCTACATCCGCGACGCGGCCGAGACCGAGTCGCTCATCGCCCAGTGCGGCCTCGAGATCGAGCAGGTGGAGCTGATCGTCAACACCCATGCCCACTGCGACCACATCGGGGGCAACGCCGAGTTCCAGCGCCGCTCGGGCTGCAAGGTGGCCCTGCATATGATTGAGCGCTATTTCGTGGACCAGCGCAACGACTGGGCCACCTGGTGGGGCTATTACCGGCAGGACGCCGCCTTCTTTCCCACCCACTACTCGCTCACCGACGGCGAGGTGCTCACCCTGGGCGAGATGAACTGGCTGGTGCTGCACACCCCGGGCCACGCCATGGGCCAGATCGCCCTCTACTGCCTGGACACCGGCTGGCTGGTCAGCGCCGACACCCTGTGGGGCGGGGACTTCGGGGTCTTGACCACCCGCGTGGAGGGCCTGGACGCGCCCTTTAGGCTGCGCGAGAGCCTGGAGCGCCTGTCGCGCCTCAAGGTGCAAAAGATCCTGCCCGGCCACGGCCCCATCCTGGATGACGCCCCGGCGGCCATCCAGGCCTGCCTGGCCCGGGTGGAGGCCTTTATCGAAGACCCCCGGCGCATGGCCCAGGACCAGGTGCGCAAGATCCTGCTCTACACCGTGCTCATGCGCGGTCCCCTGCACCGCGAGGGCCTGCGGGATTTGCTCATGGCCTCGCCCTGGTTCCCCGAGACGGCACAGATGTATTTCGGCGGCAAGATGGAGGCCGCCTTCCGGGAGAACCTGGACTACCTTTTGGAGCGGGAGCTGTTGAAGCTGGACGACGAGGAGCGTTTGCTCTGCACCTTGCCCGCCTGA
- a CDS encoding IS3 family transposase (programmed frameshift) has product MRRTRFSETQIVKILKEVEGGRTAKEVCREYGVSSATYYKWKSKYGGMEASDIVRLKELEEENRRLKQMYADLSLENRALKDVIGKKNIRPAGRRDLAKFMCKEHGLSIRRACRALRLSRSVYAYRPKPRDDGPIIEALTSLADKYPRYGFAKLFQVIRRDGHGWNHKRVYRVYCALKLNLRRKGKKRLPTRDPQPLAVPDLANICWSVDFMSDALYGGQRFRTFNVVDDFNREALAIEVDVNLPAQRIIRVLERIAAWRGYPSRLRLDNGPELVSVAMAQWAEEHSIDLGFTQPGKPTQNSYIERFNRTYREEVLDLYIFSRLSEVREITDRWLKEYNEERPHESLGNLTPAEYLAINSPEVSTVDWH; this is encoded by the exons ATGCGCAGGACCAGATTCAGCGAAACTCAGATCGTCAAAATTCTGAAAGAGGTGGAAGGGGGCAGGACCGCCAAGGAGGTCTGCCGGGAATACGGTGTCAGCAGCGCCACCTACTACAAATGGAAGTCCAAGTACGGGGGCATGGAGGCCTCGGACATCGTCCGGCTCAAGGAGCTTGAAGAAGAAAACAGGCGTCTAAAGCAGATGTACGCCGACTTGAGCCTTGAGAATCGGGCTCTGAAGGACGTCATCG GAAAGAAAAATATAAGGCCAGCGGGTCGGCGCGATCTGGCTAAGTTCATGTGCAAAGAGCACGGTCTGAGCATTCGCCGGGCCTGCCGCGCCCTGAGGCTGAGCCGGTCGGTTTATGCCTACCGACCCAAGCCCCGCGACGATGGTCCGATCATCGAGGCGCTGACTTCGCTGGCAGACAAATATCCCAGATACGGCTTTGCCAAACTGTTTCAAGTAATTCGGCGGGATGGACATGGCTGGAATCACAAGCGGGTGTACCGAGTGTACTGCGCCCTGAAGCTAAACCTTCGCAGGAAGGGTAAGAAGCGCCTGCCTACTCGTGATCCCCAGCCGCTTGCAGTGCCGGATCTGGCCAATATCTGCTGGTCGGTGGACTTCATGAGCGATGCCCTGTATGGCGGCCAGCGATTCAGGACCTTTAATGTGGTGGATGATTTCAATCGAGAGGCCCTGGCCATAGAGGTGGACGTCAATCTCCCCGCCCAAAGGATAATCCGAGTGCTGGAGCGTATCGCTGCCTGGCGGGGCTACCCGTCCAGGCTGAGGCTGGACAACGGCCCGGAGCTGGTCAGTGTAGCTATGGCCCAATGGGCCGAGGAGCATAGTATCGATTTGGGTTTCACTCAGCCCGGCAAGCCCACCCAGAATTCATACATTGAACGCTTCAACCGGACCTATCGGGAAGAGGTGCTGGACCTTTACATATTTTCCCGTCTAAGCGAGGTGCGGGAAATCACGGATCGCTGGCTCAAGGAGTACAACGAGGAACGCCCTCATGAGTCCCTCGGCAACCTGACACCAGCCGAATACCTCGCTATAAATTCACCTGAAGTTTCTACTGTTGACTGGCACTAA
- the nuoF gene encoding NADH-quinone oxidoreductase subunit NuoF, whose protein sequence is MSHISISDLGEIQQRSERAQALRHGQPGVGSQRMHLLICGGTGCQAAGSLAVMNALRAEIAKQGLEEEIAVVETGCNGFCALGPVMVTYPEGIFYVNLEESDVAELVESHCKNGEPVERLLYKDPSTKKRIPHMRDIPFFALQRLIALKNRSMLDAESIDEYIGRGGYQGMAKALKEMSPEDIVAEVKKSGLRGRGGAGFPTGLKWEFCQKAVGDTKYVLCNADEGDPGAFMDRSILEADPHSVVEGMVIAAKAIGSHHGYVYCRAEYPLAVHRLQLAIDQAKQYGLLGENILDTGFDFDLRIYQGAGAFVCGEETALMRSIEGKRGMPRPRPPFPAQAGLWNKPTILNNVETWANIAQIITNGGDWYASIGTEGSKGTKVFALTGHVNNIGLVEVPMGTPLRTIIYEIGEGIPKKHRKFKAVQLGGPSGGCIPEEHLDTLCDYEDIAKAGAIMGSGGMIVMDDSTCMVDMARFFMEFVQDESCGKCTPCREGTRRMLQILEKITEGKGVPEDIDTLEELAEMIQQGSLCGLGQTGPNPVLSTLRYFRDEYMAHVVDKKCPARSCVALLEFKVDVDKCKQCGLCFKNCPVDAISWKKKEPASIDLDKCIKCKTCLDNCKYDAIY, encoded by the coding sequence ATGTCGCACATCAGCATTAGTGATCTAGGCGAAATTCAACAAAGGTCCGAACGTGCCCAGGCCCTGCGCCATGGTCAGCCCGGGGTGGGCTCCCAGCGCATGCACCTGTTGATCTGCGGGGGCACCGGTTGCCAGGCCGCGGGCAGCCTGGCGGTGATGAATGCCCTCCGGGCCGAGATCGCCAAGCAGGGGCTGGAGGAGGAGATCGCCGTGGTGGAGACCGGGTGCAACGGCTTTTGCGCCTTGGGCCCGGTGATGGTCACCTATCCCGAGGGGATCTTCTACGTGAACCTGGAGGAGAGCGACGTCGCCGAGCTGGTGGAGTCCCACTGCAAAAACGGCGAGCCGGTGGAGCGCCTGCTCTACAAGGACCCCTCCACCAAAAAGCGCATCCCCCACATGCGCGACATCCCCTTCTTCGCCTTGCAAAGACTCATCGCCCTCAAGAACCGCAGCATGCTCGACGCCGAGAGCATCGACGAATACATCGGCCGGGGCGGCTACCAGGGCATGGCCAAGGCCCTCAAGGAGATGAGCCCCGAGGATATCGTGGCCGAGGTGAAAAAGTCGGGCCTCAGGGGCCGGGGAGGGGCGGGCTTCCCCACCGGCCTCAAGTGGGAGTTCTGCCAAAAGGCCGTGGGCGACACCAAGTACGTGTTGTGCAACGCCGACGAGGGCGACCCCGGCGCGTTCATGGACCGCTCCATTCTGGAGGCCGATCCCCACTCGGTGGTGGAGGGCATGGTCATCGCGGCCAAGGCCATCGGCAGCCACCACGGCTACGTCTACTGCCGGGCCGAGTATCCCCTGGCGGTGCACCGCCTGCAGCTGGCCATAGACCAGGCCAAACAATACGGCCTGTTGGGCGAGAACATCCTGGACACTGGCTTTGACTTCGACCTGCGGATCTACCAGGGCGCGGGGGCCTTTGTCTGCGGCGAGGAGACCGCGCTGATGCGCTCCATCGAGGGCAAGCGGGGCATGCCCCGGCCGCGGCCCCCCTTCCCGGCCCAGGCGGGTCTGTGGAACAAACCCACCATCTTGAACAACGTGGAGACCTGGGCCAACATCGCCCAGATCATCACCAACGGCGGCGACTGGTACGCCTCCATCGGCACCGAGGGCTCCAAGGGCACCAAGGTCTTCGCCCTCACCGGCCACGTCAACAACATAGGCCTGGTGGAGGTGCCCATGGGCACCCCGCTCAGGACCATCATCTACGAGATCGGCGAGGGCATCCCCAAGAAGCACCGCAAGTTCAAGGCGGTGCAGCTGGGCGGCCCCTCGGGCGGCTGCATCCCCGAGGAGCACCTGGACACCCTGTGCGACTACGAGGACATCGCCAAGGCCGGGGCCATCATGGGCAGCGGCGGCATGATCGTCATGGACGACAGCACCTGCATGGTGGACATGGCCCGCTTCTTCATGGAGTTCGTGCAGGACGAATCCTGCGGCAAGTGCACCCCCTGCCGCGAGGGCACCCGGCGCATGCTGCAGATCCTGGAAAAGATCACCGAGGGCAAGGGCGTGCCCGAGGACATCGACACCCTGGAAGAGCTGGCCGAGATGATCCAGCAGGGCAGCCTCTGCGGCCTGGGCCAGACCGGCCCCAACCCGGTGCTCAGCACCCTGCGCTATTTCCGCGACGAGTACATGGCCCACGTGGTGGACAAGAAGTGTCCGGCCCGTTCCTGCGTGGCCCTGTTGGAGTTCAAGGTGGACGTGGACAAGTGCAAGCAGTGCGGCCTGTGCTTCAAGAACTGCCCGGTGGACGCCATCTCCTGGAAGAAGAAGGAGCCCGCGTCCATCGACCTGGACAAGTGCATCAAGTGCAAGACCTGTCTGGACAACTGTAAGTACGACGCGATTTATTAG
- a CDS encoding NAD(P)H-dependent oxidoreductase subunit E — protein MSLAHDLTPVSMPEDVTPEMLAGIDEICAANRGKPGALIPVLQKCQELVGYLPVPVQEHIADKLGVPGQEVFGVTTFYSFFSMKPRGRHTIRVCMGTACYVRGGKEVLERLERHLNIPVDTTTEDRRFTLEQVRCLGACGVAPVVVADQDTHRKVMADKIVDLVESYE, from the coding sequence ATGAGCCTGGCCCACGATCTGACCCCAGTGAGCATGCCCGAGGACGTCACCCCGGAGATGCTCGCCGGCATCGATGAGATTTGCGCGGCCAACCGGGGCAAGCCCGGCGCCCTGATTCCCGTGTTGCAAAAATGCCAAGAACTGGTGGGCTACCTGCCGGTGCCGGTGCAGGAGCACATCGCCGACAAGCTGGGCGTGCCCGGCCAGGAGGTTTTCGGGGTCACCACCTTCTACTCCTTCTTTTCCATGAAGCCTCGGGGGCGCCACACCATCCGGGTGTGCATGGGCACCGCCTGCTACGTGCGCGGCGGCAAGGAAGTCTTGGAGCGTCTGGAGCGCCACTTGAACATCCCGGTGGACACCACCACCGAGGACCGCCGCTTCACCTTGGAGCAGGTGCGCTGTTTGGGCGCCTGCGGCGTGGCCCCGGTGGTGGTGGCCGATCAGGACACCCACCGCAAGGTCATGGCCGACAAGATCGTGGATTTGGTGGAAAGCTACGAATAA
- the cobS gene encoding adenosylcobinamide-GDP ribazoletransferase, with translation MKSFLLALQFLTVVTVNSGLRADSRDLSRSRAWYALVGGLLGLFLAGAAWLLGHKLPPLALAALLVVLWGALTRFLHYDGVADTADALVHTTSRERALEIMKDTRLGSFGVAALAGVMLLKFGALASLSGASLWGALVAAPALGRALAGILAGLMPPARPGQGLGAAVAQESALWPDALCGACALGIAMLAGGLAGAVASLAVLVLGLVLAWWYWRRIGGVTGDTLGAAIELGETVALLAWCVAG, from the coding sequence GTGAAGAGCTTCCTCCTGGCCCTACAGTTCCTCACCGTGGTCACGGTGAACTCCGGGCTGAGGGCCGATTCCCGGGACCTGTCCCGCTCCCGGGCCTGGTACGCGCTGGTGGGCGGCCTGCTGGGCTTGTTCCTGGCCGGGGCCGCCTGGCTCTTGGGCCACAAGCTGCCGCCCCTGGCCCTGGCCGCGCTGCTGGTGGTCCTGTGGGGGGCGCTGACCCGTTTTCTGCACTACGACGGGGTGGCCGACACCGCCGACGCCCTGGTGCACACCACCAGCCGGGAGCGCGCCCTGGAGATCATGAAGGACACCCGCCTGGGCTCCTTTGGGGTGGCCGCCCTGGCCGGGGTCATGCTGCTCAAGTTCGGGGCCTTGGCTTCCTTGTCCGGGGCCTCGCTGTGGGGCGCCCTGGTGGCCGCTCCGGCCCTGGGGCGGGCCCTGGCCGGCATCCTGGCGGGGCTCATGCCCCCGGCCCGACCCGGACAGGGCCTGGGCGCGGCCGTGGCCCAGGAAAGCGCCCTGTGGCCCGACGCCCTGTGCGGGGCCTGCGCCCTGGGCATAGCCATGTTGGCCGGCGGCCTGGCCGGGGCGGTGGCCTCTCTGGCGGTGCTCGTTTTGGGTCTGGTGTTGGCCTGGTGGTATTGGCGGCGCATAGGCGGGGTCACCGGCGACACCCTGGGGGCGGCCATCGAGTTGGGCGAAACGGTTGCCTTGCTGGCCTGGTGCGTGGCGGGATAA